Proteins found in one Campylobacter concisus genomic segment:
- a CDS encoding FAD-dependent oxidoreductase has product MGKVAIIGDSFSALFTAYELAKKGEEILIISSQKDDFTNGILAPFGTHALAKDGAISSSFMGLVSKKSELDISICLNENFRAWMTNFILKSTKAHDKKMQILFSKFGKKSFEILRDLNNKYPQINFDESGVYLLFSNDESFKKRLDETKVAHSEQEILSVDKELANFGLINKNIKGAINLANNASIDTNELKKALINELNSLGAKFINDEIYELKTQGQIVQKATGNNGEYEADNFVIASKNLELSNKLGTSLNAILAKFYTIDLSLNEGQIPEKPIILNDLFAKIYSTKNGVTIITNLQVGAIDTLVKTEKINAFLNELKIHLGISELKEPSFRANYVLLSSNDKPALGRDNIYSNLIYNQAYGLNELSFAPYFAGVLASLIKDGKNNEENDEILLFSSFYEG; this is encoded by the coding sequence ATGGGCAAAGTAGCGATTATTGGAGATAGTTTTAGTGCGTTATTTACGGCTTACGAATTAGCTAAAAAAGGTGAAGAAATTTTAATTATTAGCAGCCAAAAAGATGATTTTACAAATGGAATTTTAGCACCCTTTGGTACACACGCTCTTGCAAAAGATGGAGCGATATCTAGCTCGTTTATGGGGCTAGTTAGCAAAAAAAGCGAGCTTGATATAAGTATTTGCTTAAATGAAAATTTTAGAGCTTGGATGACAAATTTTATACTTAAATCAACCAAAGCTCACGACAAAAAGATGCAAATTTTGTTTTCAAAATTTGGTAAGAAAAGCTTTGAAATTTTAAGAGATTTAAACAACAAATATCCGCAGATAAATTTCGATGAGAGCGGCGTTTATCTACTTTTTAGCAATGACGAAAGCTTTAAAAAAAGGCTTGATGAGACAAAGGTTGCCCATAGCGAGCAAGAAATTTTAAGCGTAGATAAAGAGCTTGCAAATTTTGGGCTAATAAATAAAAACATAAAAGGCGCTATAAATTTAGCCAACAACGCAAGCATTGATACAAATGAGCTCAAAAAAGCTTTGATAAATGAGCTAAATTCTCTTGGGGCAAAATTTATAAATGATGAAATTTACGAGCTAAAAACGCAGGGGCAAATAGTGCAAAAAGCTACCGGCAATAACGGCGAATATGAAGCCGATAACTTTGTGATCGCTTCAAAAAATTTAGAGCTTTCAAATAAGCTAGGCACGAGCTTAAATGCGATCTTGGCTAAATTTTACACTATTGATCTTAGTCTGAATGAAGGGCAAATCCCTGAAAAACCAATCATTTTAAATGATCTATTTGCCAAAATTTATTCTACTAAAAATGGCGTTACGATTATTACAAATTTACAAGTCGGCGCTATCGATACGCTTGTTAAAACTGAAAAAATTAATGCATTTTTAAATGAGCTAAAGATACATCTTGGCATAAGCGAGCTAAAAGAGCCTAGTTTTAGGGCAAACTACGTGCTTCTTAGCTCAAACGATAAGCCAGCTCTTGGACGCGATAACATATATAGTAACTTGATCTATAACCAAGCTTATGGACTAAATGAACTTAGCTTTGCTCCGTATTTTGCCGGTGTTTTGGCAAGTCTTATAAAAGATGGTAAAAACAACGAGGAAAATGATGAAATTTTACTCTTTAGCTCGTTTTACGAGGGCTAG
- a CDS encoding iron-sulfur cluster assembly scaffold protein translates to MAKNNLIGGSIWDEYSKVVQDRMNNPKFMGEITEEDAKKANAKLIVADFGAESCGDAVRLYWLVDEKTDKIIDAKFKSFGCGTAIASSDTMAELCIGKTVDEAVKITNLDVERAMRDNPETPAVPPQKMHCSVMAYDVIKAAAASYKGIDPEHFEDEIIVCECARVSLGTIKEVIRLNDLHTVEEITQYTKAGAFCKSCVKPGGHEKREYYLVDILRDTRAEMEREKIEAQANAQANHTLGDISFENMTMVGQLKAVESVIDKEIRPMLEMDGGNLEILDIRNDNGENTDIYIRYLGACSGCASGSTGTLYAIENVLQESLSPKIRVMPI, encoded by the coding sequence ATGGCAAAGAATAATTTGATCGGAGGCTCTATCTGGGATGAGTATTCTAAGGTAGTGCAAGATAGGATGAATAATCCTAAATTTATGGGAGAGATAACCGAAGAAGATGCTAAAAAGGCAAACGCAAAGCTTATTGTGGCTGACTTTGGTGCAGAAAGCTGCGGTGATGCGGTTAGGCTATACTGGCTTGTTGATGAAAAGACAGACAAAATAATAGATGCTAAATTTAAAAGCTTTGGCTGTGGCACAGCGATAGCTAGCTCTGATACGATGGCTGAGCTTTGTATTGGCAAAACGGTCGATGAAGCTGTCAAGATAACAAATTTAGATGTTGAAAGAGCTATGCGTGACAACCCAGAAACACCGGCTGTCCCGCCTCAAAAGATGCACTGCTCAGTTATGGCGTATGACGTTATCAAAGCAGCAGCCGCAAGCTATAAAGGCATAGACCCAGAGCATTTTGAAGATGAGATCATCGTTTGCGAGTGCGCTAGGGTAAGCCTTGGTACGATTAAAGAAGTGATAAGACTAAATGACCTTCACACAGTAGAGGAGATCACGCAATACACCAAAGCTGGTGCGTTTTGCAAGTCTTGCGTAAAGCCTGGTGGCCATGAAAAAAGAGAATATTATTTGGTGGATATTTTGCGTGATACTAGGGCTGAGATGGAGCGTGAGAAGATCGAAGCTCAGGCAAATGCCCAAGCAAATCACACTTTAGGCGACATTAGCTTTGAAAATATGACGATGGTAGGGCAGTTAAAAGCGGTAGAGTCTGTCATAGATAAAGAAATTCGCCCAATGCTCGAGATGGATGGCGGAAATTTAGAAATTTTAGATATCAGAAATGATAACGGAGAAAATACTGATATTTATATCCGCTATCTTGGTGCTTGCTCAGGCTGTGCAAGTGGCTCAACTGGCACTCTTTACGCGATTGAAAATGTCTTGCAAGAGAGCTTAAGCCCAAAAATTAGGGTTATGCCTATTTGA
- a CDS encoding DUF6115 domain-containing protein — translation MEIYIFLGFGIVLAIIVALMLIKDSETNKKFARFERAIESVMQENFNLKKQISMLEGEAFKNSEQYEPLKKQIKENIDLQINEKIVPIIRAIKSIERVIDDFATEQKDRIVSLEERTRDINKIAPSVINEEEQILKMFKDGKSAAMIAKDLHVGMGRVEFVLKFHKLA, via the coding sequence ATGGAAATTTATATTTTTTTAGGCTTTGGTATCGTTTTGGCGATAATAGTAGCTTTAATGTTGATAAAAGATAGTGAGACAAATAAGAAATTTGCGAGATTTGAGCGAGCGATAGAAAGCGTTATGCAAGAAAATTTCAATCTAAAAAAGCAAATTTCAATGCTTGAGGGCGAGGCGTTTAAAAATAGTGAACAATATGAGCCACTTAAAAAACAGATAAAAGAAAATATTGATTTGCAAATAAATGAGAAAATTGTGCCAATAATTCGTGCTATTAAGAGCATCGAGCGAGTAATTGATGATTTTGCAACAGAGCAAAAAGATAGAATTGTTAGTCTTGAAGAGCGAACAAGAGATATTAATAAAATCGCACCAAGTGTCATCAATGAAGAAGAACAAATTCTAAAAATGTTTAAAGATGGAAAAAGTGCAGCAATGATCGCAAAAGACCTTCATGTTGGAATGGGGCGAGTCGAGTTTGTGCTTAAATTTCATAAATTAGCCTAA
- the miaA gene encoding tRNA (adenosine(37)-N6)-dimethylallyltransferase MiaA — translation MFKEFAIIGTTASGKSDLAFELAKELNGVILSLDSLALYKEIDIASAKPNKEQLETIKHFGVDEIYPDEEFSVGAFFEIYKNAKEFAHLQDCPLIITGGSGFYLKSMLSGLAPDVPKCELNLSNQEIYELAIKIDPEFASKFSQNDSYRLEKWYQIYKFSSQIPSIWLRENTKESIIKELAIFEILWDKDELRERIKKRTKGMLEAGLIDEAKFLFNKYKSEPKPLKSIGLKECKQFLDKEISKNELEELIATHTAQLAKRQRTFNRSQFEKKFVGDLDQIRSEILKFLRE, via the coding sequence TTGTTTAAAGAATTTGCAATAATTGGCACCACAGCAAGCGGCAAAAGCGATCTTGCATTTGAGCTTGCAAAGGAGCTTAATGGCGTCATCTTAAGTCTTGATTCGCTTGCACTTTATAAAGAGATAGATATCGCCAGTGCAAAGCCAAATAAAGAACAGCTTGAAACTATAAAGCACTTTGGTGTAGATGAAATTTATCCTGATGAAGAATTTAGCGTTGGGGCATTTTTCGAAATTTATAAGAATGCAAAGGAATTTGCGCACTTACAAGACTGCCCGCTCATCATTACAGGAGGTAGTGGCTTTTATCTAAAATCAATGCTTAGCGGACTTGCACCAGATGTGCCAAAATGTGAGCTAAATTTAAGCAATCAAGAAATTTATGAGCTAGCTATAAAAATCGATCCTGAGTTTGCAAGCAAATTTAGCCAAAACGACTCTTATCGCCTCGAAAAGTGGTATCAAATTTATAAATTTAGTAGCCAAATCCCAAGCATTTGGCTAAGAGAAAATACTAAAGAGAGCATCATAAAAGAGCTAGCGATCTTTGAAATTTTATGGGATAAAGATGAGCTTAGAGAACGTATCAAGAAAAGAACAAAAGGCATGCTTGAAGCTGGGCTCATAGATGAGGCGAAATTTTTGTTTAATAAATACAAAAGTGAGCCAAAACCCCTAAAATCAATAGGTTTAAAAGAGTGCAAGCAATTTTTAGATAAAGAAATTTCTAAAAACGAGCTTGAAGAGCTCATAGCTACGCATACGGCTCAGTTAGCAAAACGTCAGCGAACCTTTAATCGCTCGCAGTTTGAAAAAAAATTCGTGGGTGATTTGGATCAAATTAGAAGTGAAATTTTAAAATTTTTAAGAGAATAA
- the mqnP gene encoding menaquinone biosynthesis prenyltransferase MqnP, producing the protein MIEKLKIIAELIVFKHSVFALPFIFVAMIVASKIESGSAWFGFKLLILGTFCAVSARNFAMAFNRYKDEDIDKLNPRTASRPSVDGRIGRSNMQLFIVANAFIFIACAYFINSLAFWLSFPILAILGGYSLFKRFSELAHLVLGLSLGLAPIAGVVAVSAAIPLWSVLLCLGVTFWVAGFDLLYSLQDMKFDKENKLFSIPAIYGDKATLFLSAIFHALAFIFWLLFAWAAGLGAMAFFGILVSGVILFFEHRIVRRDFSKIDRAFFTLNGYLGILFFIFVWISVL; encoded by the coding sequence ATGATAGAAAAATTAAAAATTATCGCTGAACTTATCGTTTTTAAGCATTCTGTTTTTGCTTTGCCTTTTATTTTTGTTGCGATGATAGTTGCTAGCAAGATAGAAAGTGGCTCGGCTTGGTTTGGCTTTAAACTACTTATTTTAGGTACTTTTTGCGCTGTTAGTGCTAGAAATTTTGCTATGGCTTTTAATAGATACAAAGATGAAGATATCGATAAGCTAAATCCGCGAACTGCAAGCCGTCCAAGCGTTGATGGTCGTATCGGTAGGAGCAATATGCAGCTTTTTATAGTGGCAAATGCGTTTATTTTTATCGCATGCGCTTATTTTATAAATTCGCTCGCATTTTGGCTAAGTTTTCCTATTTTAGCTATTCTTGGCGGATATTCGCTGTTTAAGCGCTTTAGCGAGCTAGCACACTTGGTGCTTGGCCTTAGCCTAGGTCTTGCTCCCATCGCTGGCGTGGTCGCAGTGAGTGCTGCTATACCGCTTTGGAGCGTATTACTTTGCCTTGGTGTGACATTTTGGGTAGCTGGATTTGACTTGCTTTACTCACTTCAGGATATGAAATTTGATAAAGAAAACAAGCTCTTTAGCATACCAGCTATTTACGGCGACAAGGCTACACTTTTTTTATCAGCCATTTTTCATGCTTTAGCTTTTATATTTTGGCTACTTTTTGCTTGGGCGGCTGGACTTGGAGCGATGGCATTTTTTGGAATTTTAGTAAGTGGCGTTATTTTATTTTTTGAGCATAGGATCGTAAGACGCGACTTTAGCAAGATAGATAGAGCATTTTTTACATTAAATGGCTATTTGGGAATTTTATTTTTTATCTTTGTTTGGATTAGCGTATTATGA